CTCTACACAACAGGGCCCGGAACAATCGATCTAGAGAAAGAGAATAGCTCCCTTGCGTCGGAGTCGTATAAGTCTAAAGCacggaaataaaattttaatgctTTAATGCTAAGTAACTATATGCTCGATAACATCTCGATTATCGTCTCGCGTACAGGTGGTTTGATGAGTTTAAAGTATTGTGCGCACTAAATTGCGGTTAGCAAGTTGATGACTATATTTTGGAATTTAATAATCGACGGGGAAAAACCGTTGGTGAATTTCGGTATTCATGAAATGTTACGGACGTCAACGGATTTATTTGAGACGGAGGAAATCCTCAAAGTTTGAAAATTAACGAGGCCGGTTCTCTCTTTGTCATCTTTGACGTTCTTCGTGTTTAGTTATGAATTGCTAGTAGCCTGGCTGTATAACAGCAAATCTACAAGAGTAGGCGTTAAAGTTCATGATGTTGGATCACTGGGAATCGTTCATCATCTTCTCTGTTGGTTCAACCTGTGGATATGAACAGCATAGGTAAACGATAGCTCGTGCGTTGACAGAATATAGAGTGAGCGCGTCAAACAGCCTCCAAACACCTGCTAGCTTTCTCAGTGGACCATCACGCGTGAGTACACGCACTGTCTACTACTCCTCCCCCTTCCGTCAACAGAATTACCTTTACACACTTACAAAAGATGGAAGGGTCACGCGCGAATTCActggagacaaaaatttcgtTATGCTTGGCCTAACTGGAATAATCAACTCTTTTCCCCTCGTCTTGCACGTATATTGGCAGCGTTcgctttatttgttttcggCATTTGTGCGGGGCAAAtagctcttttgtttttaacataaAAGACGGAAGGGAAATGTCGACACCTTCTCTCCGTCATTTCACGAAAtcttatttcgttttcttctctctttttctttttttaggtgTGGGACTAGACTGCTTGTACCATAGCGACAATGACACGGTGCAATCACCAGCGATGGACCTCGGTAGGTTTTATAGGTACTTCCTGAGGGTTGAGACGGACCTCATGTGGTCCTCGGAACATCGCGACGATCACGCTCATCgatcttctctcttcttgtcttcttctctttttcatcTTGGGGAAACTTCTACTCCATCACGAAGGAAATATGAGATTAAATAACAGAAACACGTCCCTCACCTCTCGAAAGGTAAAAATGGATAGACTGTATTATACGTTCTGCGCAAATCATTCTGTAACTATTTTCGACTAAGCTTTGAGAGCTAACCGTGATCCAATGTTGCGCATATGACTGAACGTTTCATACACCACGTTTGgtatggagagaaaaaaaaatgtaacattTTTCTGAAACACGGAATGGATTCTATGatttaatcaagaaaaaaatttaagatttaaattGCTTTGAATTGTGCAGCAGTGCAGCTTATAGTGCTTATACGTACTTTGGTTCAATGAGTCAACTTGGAGAAATGTTCCAGCATTAATTGAAATCGGGATAGAAAAATTTCCACATGCTTTGCTATTTATGAAATTATTCATATTCATAGTCTATGATTATTGATTGGTAATTGAGATGCCGAAAGGCTTTTGGTAATTTCCATATAAAAAGTGGTTGTAttgatattttgtttcaactttgaatttcatatttttactaACACCCAACACTTTGACATCTAGCggccagaaaaaaaacctgaCTGTGGAGACAACACGTCAAATTGCCAAGTGTTATGATTGTATACTTCAAGTCTTTGACCTGAATGCAGGTAGAAAATTAACTCGTTCGGTACTTCCTCTCGAATGGAAGAATCCCGGCTCTACTCACAGGGTTGGTTGAATAGATAGTATTGGTTGTTGCCCTTGACTCAAATTTGAATGCCGATAGAATGAGCAGTAATGACGAAAATAGCGACTCGTTGACTTTATCTCCAGTCTGGAAATCTTATCGTAAGTAAACCCTCCTGAGAGTCGTTTGTTTATTCTATTCACTGTTGTGTTTCTCTAGTTTACCAGTTACAGCAAGAAGCTCCTACAGCCGTTGCTGTTCTTTGCTCTTCCAATCAAGAGGATGCCAACAGACCTCCATACTTTGAGGATGAGTACCATGGCTGCATTTCAAATCAGGACACTAAAATGTTGTTGATGAAAGATGGTCATTTCCTTGTCAGAGAGAGTGGAAAGAATAGAGGACACCACACATTGAGCCTCAGATTTAACAATGAATTGAAGCATTACAGGTACATAGTGTTCAACCTCACATTTTGTGTAATTAAATCCTCTTATtatcaataattttattgttCTAGGTTATATTTTGATGGCAGATTTTTTGTtggtgaaaagaaatttgatcTGTTGTTGGGTAATAACTATTTTGAAGGTAAAAATTAAGAGCATAACATTCTGTTTCATGTTAATCTTACAGATCTGGTTACTGACGGCCTAATTACAATGCATTTGGAAATAAAAGCTGGTGATTACATTCATCTCATGTGTCGAGCGGCAAGTTACGAGCAAAGCCCCTACTTCACCCTAAACGAGAGGAAGCGTCGCACTTTGAGTCGTAATAATAGGCCTGCCCTTGTTCAGCCGATCTCAGACGACATTCATTATGACAAAGCCCATGACTTTCGAATCCAAAACTTCAAAGGCTTGCATTGGTGCGATTTTTGTGGAAATTTTATGTGGGGTATAATTGCCCAAGGAGTTCGATGTGAAGGTACCCAAGTGTATCAACTACATTAAACATTCATTAAACAAGTttacttgtaaaaaaaaccgTCGATAAAGTTGCTAATtgctatttctttttaaaacagatTGTGGAATTTCAGCTCATCGAAAGTGCTCAGAAAAAATTCCAGCTGACTGCTGTCCGGATCTGAAACTTTTAAGAGGAGTTTTTGGCGTGGATTTGACTACCCTCAACAAAGCGCATGGAAACACGCGTATTCCTTTTCTAGTTGACATGTGCgttaaagaaattgaaagacGAGGCCTTAACTCCGAAGGAATTTACAGAGTCTCTGGTTTGAGAGATGACGTTGAAGCATTAAGACTTGCTTTTGACAgaggtataaaaaaaaatatatgaaaaaaaactactcATGCATTAAGATTTCCTGTTCAGTCTAGTaaactttttaattatttagatGGCGACAAGACTGATCTTGGACCTTCGTCCTGGGAAGACATCAATGTTGTCGCTGGTGTACTGAAATTATATTTCCGTCTTCTACCAATTCCATTAATTGCCTTTCAGGTTTACCCGCTTGTGATGACAGCTGCAAGTAAGTCTTTTGATATCTTTATTTGATTATACTTTTCCTTATTACGTATTTCTTATCCATTCCCGTAGAAGAGCCTGATGAAAACCGCCGTTTGCAACGAATAAAAGATGCCGTACATTTACTTCCACCTGCTCACTATAACTCGTTGAAATATCTTATCTTTCACTTACATAGGTAATTTTTCTATACAAATGCAAGTTATGTCAAGAGTATTTCATAGTTTCAAAATTAAAGCTTGAGGTCTTGATAACATTATAGGATAGCGgagaacaaagaaaagaataagatgTCGTCTCTGAATTTGAGTACGGTTTGGTGCCCCACCTTATTTCCTGGACCTGATTTGCAAGAAATCAACAGTACCGGATCAATACCCGACTTTCACCTTGAAGCTACTTCACTGGACGTTATGATCAGACAACcccatttgatttttcctCCAAATATTTAACCGTTCCATTACCTGACATGATCTTGCCACACTTATTTATGTTCTGACCACTAGTCTGAAACATTGCGGTATGTTTGCACCAGCACTTCTCCTTCCATTTACGGTCTACTTCCAATACAAGTCTTACTCGTGTAATTAAGTGTAACGTAGGATTTCCATTCATACAGGTGCATAAACATAGTTCACCGGAGACGGCATATACAAGACAGCAAATAATGTACTCGTTAAGAGGCAGGAATCTTTGGTAATCCAAATTCATCCACAGCAACGCCATCcttaaagaaacaaacaaaacacaaatatcAAAGACAGTTCAATATCAATAATACAGTGAAGAAATGCAAAAATTGGCATACCACGTTAACGCTTTCAGCTCCTGGTTCCCTGTCTGGCGCTGACGGAGCCTTGATCGCATCGTCAAGATAAGATGAATCTTCATCTCCAAGCATTTCATCGCCCAGAGCTTCCAGTTCAGCTTCCAGTTCATCTTCATCAATGTCAGGGGTTCCATAGCTTCTACCAAGGGCTTCTTGGACTTCATCAGCTTGTTCAAGCATATCAGCCATATCATCTTGGATATCCTTTTttggaaggaaaacaaaaaattttatgttctGCTCAATACTATGAAAGTAGATAATAAGTCTAACCTCAACTTGATCAATATTTATCTTCTTAaactcttttttcatttcttttaaaccCATTTGCATGGCTTTCACCGTAGATTGTGTATCTTTCAACGTTTGTGTGGCATAGTTAGCCTGTTCCATGTTGAATGACTGTTGACGCAAATTACCAGCTTGTTGTTCATACCTGGACGAAGCAttcttattaaatttttactcATAGTTATTCTAAAGTAATTTCTTctgtatacatttttttttgcttgagCACTCGAAGAGCTTTTTGCTTCACTGCATTTTTAGCTGGACCTTCCCGCATTTTGGCCATTTGatctttgtattttttcaactcaacATCCAATTTGctgatttttttctcaatattGTCTCCTCTTTCGTCGACCTGTGTAAAGAAGATTTAACAAGTTATGAACAAGTTTCTTTGGTCTTATATCCAGGAAGGGAAAACCTTGGATATCATGTCAGACATGTTAGGAGCAGGCTGTTGAGGCTTTCCGCGACCGAATATGCGATTCATTTTCCTCTGGAGATTTACAGAAAACGTTTATTAAAACTCACTACTCAATCAAGAGTCGAGGCCacgtaaaatatttcaagcagGTAAAGAACAAGTTTACAATCCAAACTTAGATTTGTTCCTAGTGTTGCACAATTATTAGTCACTGTTTTTATGTCAAAAACAACAAGGGCCTTAATCGATCGATAAGGTGGAGCTCAACGCCACCTGTGCGTcacaaatgaaaacgaatcgcgggggaaaaaaatggttaACACTTAAGGCGCATTTTGGCGCGAAAAATTCAGCTGAAGTGAATTATagcaacattttatttgcataactacgggttgtatggcgtggtaGCCAACGGGTTAAAAGTGTAAGTGTAATGGTGGAGATGGGACGAATAGAACAATTCTTtactaaatatttgtttaagtGTATTTTCTTCCATAAAAATGTGTCTTGAGAGTCCCCCAACCGGCAACCCCATCTGCCGATGGGGTTGCCGGTTGGGGACTacagtttcttttattatttttaaagcgtACAAATAACGGTCATGCGTTGAcagatgaataaaaaatttgcaacTTTTTTGTTGATGGATTTTCTTCGTAACTTATTCTATTCAGCGACTCGTTCCAATAATGCTGACCATCAAGATGGCCTTCGCAGAAAAGGAGGTATTATCCGTATTCCCAATATTAtcttactagatgtcgctagtGTCGCCAATGTTGTTCTTACACCGTGAAACGAGGCGAATAgggcgaaacaaattgtagCTAATTATTACTTATATTCCTATGATACCAtgtaccaaattgaacttcgtatcttatgtaggtttatcttgacatagtttccttatttttttactgtaccaacttatttctcCAAATTCTAgatgtcagtcattccaacaagttgacttagagctcagtcactttccatccattaggcccatcatgctgtcaaaagcctaaaactcatggtTGAATCCCACATgtagtggaatacaaatgtgcaGAGAaaaggtatttccccattactgctaccagaccattacaattcatattttcttttaacataGGTATCCTTGCGCGTGAACCATAGGATGTTTTCTGAATCTCGCAATTTTGGTGATGTACCCTGAAACAGCATGTTTGCTGTGATGGATGTCTTTTCTgtttagaaggcaacccagctaAGAGATAGGTGCAGTTTTATTTCTCAAAAGTAAATGTATGTCAATTTGTCAATAACATAGCgaatttccttgtcccattcCCACTTAGAGTTTCAGAGACATGATGTGTGTGAAGTGAATAACCTGACATGTACCGGATCTGCTTAATGAAAGTCAGATGCCTTAGTACTAAATTCATCAcccatatgataaaggtaagcatcaataccACC
The sequence above is drawn from the Daphnia pulicaria isolate SC F1-1A chromosome 1, SC_F0-13Bv2, whole genome shotgun sequence genome and encodes:
- the LOC124320420 gene encoding charged multivesicular body protein 5-like gives rise to the protein MNRIFGRGKPQQPAPNMSDMISKVDERGDNIEKKISKLDVELKKYKDQMAKMREGPAKNAVKQKALRVLKQKKMYEQQAGNLRQQSFNMEQANYATQTLKDTQSTVKAMQMGLKEMKKEFKKINIDQVEDIQDDMADMLEQADEVQEALGRSYGTPDIDEDELEAELEALGDEMLGDEDSSYLDDAIKAPSAPDREPGAESVNVDGVAVDEFGLPKIPAS
- the LOC124320363 gene encoding N-chimaerin-like — protein: MSSNDENSDSLTLSPVWKSYLYQLQQEAPTAVAVLCSSNQEDANRPPYFEDEYHGCISNQDTKMLLMKDGHFLVRESGKNRGHHTLSLRFNNELKHYRLYFDGRFFVGEKKFDLLLDLVTDGLITMHLEIKAGDYIHLMCRAASYEQSPYFTLNERKRRTLSRNNRPALVQPISDDIHYDKAHDFRIQNFKGLHWCDFCGNFMWGIIAQGVRCEDCGISAHRKCSEKIPADCCPDLKLLRGVFGVDLTTLNKAHGNTRIPFLVDMCVKEIERRGLNSEGIYRVSGLRDDVEALRLAFDRDGDKTDLGPSSWEDINVVAGVLKLYFRLLPIPLIAFQVYPLVMTAAKEPDENRRLQRIKDAVHLLPPAHYNSLKYLIFHLHRIAENKEKNKMSSLNLSTVWCPTLFPGPDLQEINSTGSIPDFHLEATSLDVMIRQPHLIFPPNI